In Ruficoccus amylovorans, the DNA window TTTTCGGTCCAGTGGGTCTCGGCCATCCCGCACTACCATGAATTGTCGGGTAACATCCAACTGTTGCGTGAACTCTACCCGGCAGCGGTCCGGAACCTGGAAGTTTTTGAGCCGTTCCGTGTCGTAGGTGGCCTGAGGCGTAACCCCGAGTGGTGGAATTTTGTCGATTGGGGCTACGCGGGCTCGGCCAGCGTCTTTATGGACACGCCATCGCGCGACGAGCGTATGGACCCGGCGCTGAGCCTCTTCTACCTGCGTGCGCTGCGTGCCTTGGCCGAATGGGCAGGGCGCCTGGAGAAGTCTGCCGACGCGGACGGCTATCGCCGGCGGGCGGAGCAGTTGGAAGCGGAGATGCGGGCGGGGATTTTTCAAAAATTCGATGAATGCTGGGGGTATCATGCCGCCGCGTTGGCCCTGGCCGAGGGCTTGCTGGAAGGGGAAAGCCGCGCCGCGTGCCTGCGCTTTATCAAGGCCCATATCGAGAACTGTTTCCCGAACGACCCGACCGCGCCCCGGCTATCCGATACACGGGTTGAGGCGACGCGGCTGATCACGCCGTTTTTCATGCACTTTGTACTGCCGGTCTTGGCGGAGCACGGCGAGATGGACTTTGTACAGCAGCAGATTCGCCAATGCTGGGGCTGGATGCTGGAGCAGGGGGTGACGACCTGGTATGAGGTCTTCGATCCGCGTTGGAGTCATTGTCACCAATGGTCGGGATGTCCGACCTGGATATTGAGCCGGTACGGGCTTGGGATACATGCCCGCTTCGATCTTGGGGAAGGGGTTTATCGTTTCGGGTTCGAACCCGGTTCGCTGAAATGGGCGCAGGGCCATCTCCCTGTGCAGGATGGTACCGCCTGCCCGCAAGGAGGCGAAACGCTTGGCGTGAAGTGGAAGCGACAGGGCGGATACTATGAGTTCGAGATCGAGTGTCCGCATCCGTTTACGCTGATGACGGAAGAGGAAAACCATTCTTTTGCCGCTGGGGCGCACGGGTTCTCATGTGTCCGGCAGGGACTCGGATGGAAGATCGAGCGGCACTGTCCGGTCGAAACCGGCACCGAAGTGATTTCCTGAGTGCTAAAACTCGATTTCATTTATATTTAATAAAAAATGTTTAAACATCATATACGAGCAGTCCTTTTTGACCTGGACGGAGTTGTTGTCCGCACGGACCGGTTTCACGAACTGGGCTGGGTACGCTTGGCCGAAGCCCACGGCTGGGATTTTTCGGCGGAGTTGGGACACCGTCTACGCGGCATCAGCCGCCTGGAGTCGCTGGACATCATCCTGGGCGAGAACGGCCTGGCTGGCGTGAGCGATGCTGACCGCACCGCCTGGGCCGAGGAGAAAAACGCTTACTACCGCGAGGCGGTGCAAGGGATCGATGAGACCGATGTGTTGCCCGGTGTGCTGTCGTTTATCCGCGAACTACGCGAGCGCGACATCAAGGTGGCGCTGTGCTCGGCCTCTAAGAACGCGCCCGAGGTGCTCCAACTGCTGAAGATCACAGACCTGTTCGACGAAGTTGTCTGCGGGCTGGACATCACCCGCTCGAAGCCGGACCCGCAGGTTTTTGAAATGGCGGCCGAACGCCTCGGCGTGCCGAACTTCCATTGCCTCGTCTTCGAGGACGCTCCCAGCGGCGTCGAGGCAGCCCGCCGCGCGGGTATGAAATGCGTCGGGGTGGGGACCGCCGAAGGGCTTCCGGAGGCTCCTGTAGTGATTCCCAACTACGCCAACATTGACATCGAAGCTCTTCTGGATTCGGCCCGTCCTTTCCGCCCGGAACCGCACGGTTGGCGACTGGTGGAGGATCAATTTCGACCCCGGCGTTCGCTCTACTGGGAGTCGATGCTGGCCGTGACCAACGGTGTCTTCGGGGTGCGGGGGAATCTGGAAGAGTCCACCCCCGGCGTCGAGAGCTACCCGGCCACGTTGGTCAACGGCGTGGTCGGCTATACCGATTACCAGTACATGTGGAAGTTTCCCGGCTTTCCGGATCGCGGTCACTGCGTACGCAATGGCGGGGAGTGGACCCTGGTCGAACTTTGGGTGGACGAAGAACGCTTTGATATGGCTGGTCCGGGACTGAAGTCCCACCGTCGTTGGCTCGACATGAAGGCCGGGAGCATGCACCGCGAGTTCGTCTGGGAGACGGCAACTGGCGTACGCGTGGAGGTGAAGACCCGGCGTCTGGCCTCGATGGTACGGCGGGAAACTGCGGTATTGGAGTACACGGTCAGGGTATCGCAGGACTGCGAGGTGCGGTTGCTCACGCGGACCGTCGGAAAGCCTCGCAGCCGCCATTTCAAGGAGGCCGAAGTGGTCTGCCGGGAGTGGGGGCAGCGCGAGGGTTGGACGACAGGACACTTCGAATCTTTGACCAGCGGCCAGGGCATTGGCTACGCCGAGCAGGTGACCGCAAATGGCGAACTTGTCTCCCCGCTCGTGGCGAAAGATGAAGTGCGGGTGGAGTTTTCCCGTGCCCTCAAGGCCGGAGGTTCGCTCAGACTGGGCAAGCGTGTGGCGATTGTCACCGAGCTGGAATGCCCCAGAGCGGACTTGCTGACCCGTGCGGTTAACTGCGCCCTGACGGCGCCGGAGATCGACTGGCTGTTTCAGGAACAGGCAGATTTTTGGGAGCGATATTGGGAAAAGGCCGATATAGTGATTGAAGGCTCAGCTCTGGATCAACTCGGCGTCCGCTTGAGCCTTTTTCATAACCGCCAGAGTGTGCCTGAAGACGGCGTGCGCAGTGTCAGCGCCAACGGCCAGACCGGCGATAACTACGGGGGCCATGTTTTTTGGGATACAGAAATGTACATCATTCCACCCATCCTTTACAGTGAG includes these proteins:
- the pgmB gene encoding beta-phosphoglucomutase, whose protein sequence is MFKHHIRAVLFDLDGVVVRTDRFHELGWVRLAEAHGWDFSAELGHRLRGISRLESLDIILGENGLAGVSDADRTAWAEEKNAYYREAVQGIDETDVLPGVLSFIRELRERDIKVALCSASKNAPEVLQLLKITDLFDEVVCGLDITRSKPDPQVFEMAAERLGVPNFHCLVFEDAPSGVEAARRAGMKCVGVGTAEGLPEAPVVIPNYANIDIEALLDSARPFRPEPHGWRLVEDQFRPRRSLYWESMLAVTNGVFGVRGNLEESTPGVESYPATLVNGVVGYTDYQYMWKFPGFPDRGHCVRNGGEWTLVELWVDEERFDMAGPGLKSHRRWLDMKAGSMHREFVWETATGVRVEVKTRRLASMVRRETAVLEYTVRVSQDCEVRLLTRTVGKPRSRHFKEAEVVCREWGQREGWTTGHFESLTSGQGIGYAEQVTANGELVSPLVAKDEVRVEFSRALKAGGSLRLGKRVAIVTELECPRADLLTRAVNCALTAPEIDWLFQEQADFWERYWEKADIVIEGSALDQLGVRLSLFHNRQSVPEDGVRSVSANGQTGDNYGGHVFWDTEMYIIPPILYSEPERARGMLEYRYGILDKAREQARRMQGKGALFSWNSITGEECAHVYEASTAEYHLQSAVAWAVDRYVEATGDLEFLYAMGAEMMFETARFLRDRGCFVPHKGDRFCLNVVCGPNEYSCGVDNNAYTNYLAQWHFRRAAEVFADMERQAPERFRELCARIGLEADEADSWQDAASRMYLPWDEALGIVPQDDQFLGRDPVDMSKIPLHTDVRSLVHPLNLWRMQLIKQADTVLLLFLFGDLFDRETKRRTYEFHEARTNHGSSLSGCIHSIVAAELGLAEDAYHFFREAALMDINDLKGNTDGGVHSACLGGTWMALVNGFGGMRETAEGLSLDPALPEAWSGYSFPLVWRGRRLRVSCDSESRRVELLSGDPLDIVFASEEVSLKIGQPHEATHAKACALG